In Caldisalinibacter kiritimatiensis, the following are encoded in one genomic region:
- the yabQ gene encoding spore cortex biosynthesis protein YabQ, which yields MENSIHEQVYIFFTTFYGGIIIGFIYDLYRIFRYYSKPKKIATFIEDLVFWIIVSFIALFILIFSNWGEIRGYVFLGFVSGAIVYNKLLSKIVIKILVYIVKAIIKFLKILLDILLWPIKILANLLYRPYKKVSSEVKKIIRKVKRILKLPARIVKDIKKYTKFILQKK from the coding sequence ATGGAGAACTCAATACATGAACAGGTTTATATATTTTTTACCACATTTTATGGAGGTATAATAATAGGATTTATTTACGATTTATATAGGATATTTAGATACTATTCAAAACCTAAAAAGATAGCTACTTTTATAGAGGATTTAGTATTTTGGATTATTGTATCGTTTATAGCACTTTTTATTTTGATATTTAGTAATTGGGGAGAAATAAGAGGATATGTATTTTTAGGCTTTGTATCAGGTGCAATAGTATACAATAAATTGTTAAGTAAAATAGTTATAAAAATACTTGTATATATAGTAAAAGCTATTATAAAGTTTTTAAAGATACTTTTAGATATATTGTTGTGGCCTATAAAAATTTTGGCAAACTTATTATATAGACCTTATAAAAAAGTATCATCTGAAGTAAAAAAAATTATAAGGAAAGTAAAAAGAATATTAAAGTTGCCAGCTAGAATCGTAAAAGATATAAAGAAATATACAAAGTTTATTTTACAAAAAAAATA